The Kineococcus radiotolerans SRS30216 = ATCC BAA-149 genomic interval AGAACTCCACCGCGTAGCCGCGGTCCAGCCACGGCTGCATGACGGAGGTGACGTACTCGAAGTAGACGGTGCCCAGGCCCACCTCCTCGGCCCGCTGGGCGCTCTTGCCGGTGCCCAGCTCCCACGGCTCGTCGGCGCCGATGTTGATGCGGCGGGTCCGGAAGTTGGGGACGACGTCCTCCAGCAGACCCTGCACGAACTCCGCGTTCTCCGGGGTCGGTTCCACGGTGCTGGGCGGGCGGTGCAGCCCGCGCATCGTGAACCCGTCCTCGTTCTCGGCGCGCTTGGCGTGCTGGGGGTGCTTGAGGAAGCGCTCCATGTGCCCGAGGGTGTTCTGGTTGCAGACCAGCTCGATGCCCTTCGACGCGCACAGGGCGTCCAGCCACTGCAGGTCCGCGGCCGTCAGCGGGGAGGCGTCCTGCCACACCGCCTGCTCCCCGCGGAACGCGTAGGTGTGCTCGGTGTAGAGCTCGAAGGCGTTGATGCGGCTGAGTTCCATGACCTCGACCCAGCGGGCCAGGGTGCGCCGGGTCGGCACCCGGTCCCGGCTGACGTCGAGCATGAAGCCGCGGACGGGGAAGTCCGGGTGGTCGCTGATGTCGTAGCTCGTCGTCGCGAAGTCGACGCCGGCGCGCAGCTGGTCCAGCGTCGCGAGCCCGTAGCGCAGGCCGGCGGCGTCGGCGTGGGTGACGGTGATGCCTTCGGCGGAGGTCTGGACCCGGAAGCCCTGGGCCGGGACGGCGGGGTCGAGGACCACGCGCACGGTGGCGCCGGGGGCGGGACCGCTGCCGGTCGTCGTCGACATCGACTTCGGACGGGGGAAGGGGGTGACAGGCACGAGGAGCGCTCCTGGTGGTGGGGGTGGGGTGGGTCAGCCCTTGACGGCGCCGGCGACCATGCCCTTGGTCATGGCGTTCTGGACGATGACGAAGACGACGAGGACGGGGACGGCGACGAGGGTGGACCCGGCCATGACGCCGGCCCAGTCGGTCTCCTGGAGGTTGGAGGAGAACGTCCGCAGCCACACCGGCAGCGTCATCCGGTCGCCGGAGGAGAGCATGACGAACGCGAGGGTGAACTCGTTCCAGGCGACGAGGAAGCCGAACACGCCGGTGGCGACCAGGCCCGGCCCCAGCAGGGGCAGGGTGACCCGGGTGAACGCGGTGAACCGGGAGCAGCCGTCGACCATGGCGGCCTCCTCCAGCTCCACCGGGACGCCGTCGACGAAGCCCTTCAGCATCCACACGGTGAACGGCACGATGAGGCCGGTGTAGAGCAGCGAGAGCCCGACGACGGAGTTCAGCAGGCCCCAGCCGTCCAGCATGCGGTACTGGGAGATGAACAGCGCCTCGGCCGGGATCATCTGCACGACGAGCACCGAGATGAGGACCCCGCGGCGGCCGATGAAGGAGAACCGGCTCAGGGCCACGGCCCCGAACAGGGCGGCGAGGATCGACACCGCGATGGACAGCAGCGTCACCGCGAGGCTGAAGCCGAGGGAGCGCCAGAAGAGGGGGGTGTGCAGGATCTGGTCGAAGGAGCGCAGCGTCGGCTCCAGCGGCGCGAGCAGCGGGGGAGTGCTCCGCAGCCGGTCCGCCGGCATGAGGGCGGAGTTGATCATCCAGTAGATGGGGAACGCCCAGAGGGCGGCCAGCGCGAGGGCCAGCACGTTCCACAGCGGGCGGTGCCGGTTCCTGGCCGAGCGGGTCGTGGTGTCGAAGAGGCCGGCCCCCGCGCTGGTCCCGGTGGTGGTCCCGGTGGTGGTCCCGGTGGTGGTGCCCGTGGTCGTCGCCATCAGATGTCTCCCTGCTTCATCAGCGTCCGCATGTACCGCCAGGTCAGGGCCAGGACGAGCAGCAGCATGACCGTGGCCAGCGCCGAGGCGATGCCGTAGTTCCCGCCGCCGATCCCCGTCTCGTACACGTAGGTCCCCAGGAGGTTGGTGGACCGGTTGTTGCCGGCGCTGGCCTGCAGGACCTTGATCTGGGTGAAGACCTTGAGGTCCCAGATGATCTCGAGCATGGCGATCAGCAGGATCACCGGGCGGATGATCGGCAGGACGATGTGCCGCAGCCGGGCGAACCCGCCGGCGCCGTCGAGCTGGCCGGCCTCCAGGACCTCCTCGTCGACCTGGGTCAGGGCGGCGTAGGTCGTGAGGGTGACCAGGGGCACCGACGTCCAGATCACCGTGACCGAGGCGATGGCGAAGAACGTCCAGGGGCTCCCGGCCAGCCAGGAGAAGTTCTCGAAGCCGACCAGGCCGAGGGAGGTGAGGACCCAGTTCACCAGGCCGTAGCGGGGTTCGACCAGCCAGGTGTAGACGGTGAGGGCCGCCAGCGGGGGCATGGCCCAGGCCAGGACGAGGGCGATCTGCAGGGCGATCCGGGCGAAGGTCGAGAGCTTCTGGAGCAGCAGGGCGAAGGCGACGCCGATCACCATCGTCACCCCGGCGCTGACGAGGCAGAAGGCGATCGAGCGGGCGGTGACGATCCAGAAGTACGGGTCGGTGAGGACCTGCCGGTAGTTCTCCAGGCCGATCCAAGTGGGTGGGCGGCCGAACTGCTGGGCCAGGCCGAACTCCTGGAACGACATGACGAACTGCCGCACCATGGGGTAGCCCAGCGCCAGGCTGACCAGGACCACGGGCAGGACCAGGAGGAGGTAGGGCACGGCGAGCGACCCGCGGCGGCGTGGTCCCGCCCGGCGGCGCACCGGGTCCGGTGACCCGGTGCGCGCGGTGGTGGGGGCGTTGCGGACGCCGGCGCTGAGCTGGTCGGACACCACGTTCTCCTCCTGCTGGTCCTCGTGGGCTGGTCGGTCAGCTCTGGTTCAGGGCGTCGGCGATGGTCTTGTCGAGGTCGGCGGCGACGGTCTTGACGTCCTCGCCCTTGGCGATGCGGACCCAGAAGTCGCGGGGGACGTTGTTGCCGTCGAGCACGCCCCACTGCGGGGAGTTCGGCGTGAGGACGGAGTTCTCGATGATCTCCTGCGCGATGGAGCCCGTCGGTCCCTCCAGGGCGGAGGTGAAGGAGGTGCGCCCGGGGATCCAGCCGCCGATCTTGGCCATGTCGGTCATGAAGTCGTCGGCGTAGATGAGCTTCAGCAGCGCCTTCGACAGCTCGAGGTTGTGGTTGTTGGCCGAGATGCCGATGCTGGAGCCCCCGGAGAACGTCTTGCCGATGCTGCCCGGGGTCAGGCCCGGCAGGGCCATGACGGCGACCTTGCCGGCGTCCCACATCGCCTGGTCGATCTTCGCGGCGGCGACGTTCAGCGCGCTGTAGATGCCGAGCTTGCCGTCGTTGAACAGCTGGTGCGCGGCCTGGACGTTCTCGTTGGAGTCCAGTGCGTACTTGGTCGCGTGGAGCATGAGGTCCTGCACCTGGGTGAGGGCGGCCTGCGACTCGGGGCTGGACAGCGTGCCCTTCCAGGTGTCCCCGTCCTGCTCGGCGTACTGCCCGCCGTGGGTGAACAGCCAGCCCTCGTTGGTGTGCGGGTCCGCGCCGGGCATGTAGATGCCGGAGAAGTCGGGGTTGCCCTCGGGGTTGGCCGCGTCCAGCGCCTTCGCGGCGGCGACGAGCTCGTCGAGGCTGGTGGGTTCGGCGATGCCGGCCGCGGCGAACAGGTCCTTGCGGTAGTAGTACACGCGGGCGCCGGCGTAGAGCGGGGTGGCGTAGAGCTTGCCCTCCCAGGAGCCCGCGTCGATGAAGCTCTGGATGAGGTCGCCGCCGCCGAGGGTCTCCTCCTGGTCGGAGATGTCCAGCAGGGCGCCGACGGAGGAGAACAGCGCGACCTGGGTGTTGCCGAACTCGACGACGTCGGGGCTCTCGTCCTCGCTGGCCAGGCTGGTCTGCAGCTTGGAGACGATGCCGTCCCACTGCTGGACCTCGATGGTGAGGGTCGCGCCCTCGTTCTCGCTCTCGAAGGTCTCCTTCAGCCGGTCCTGGGTCTCCTGGGGGACGGAGTCCTCCATGAACCAGATCGTGAGGTCCTTGCTGCCGCCTCCGCCGCCCCCACCGCCCCCTGCGCTGCTGTCGCCGGAGGCGGAGTCGCCGCCGCAGGCGGCGAGGCCACCGAGGAGGGTGGCGCCGGAGGCGCTGGCGAGCAGGGATCGCCGGGTGAGGTTCATGGGGGCAGCCTTTCGGGGTCCGGGTGCGACGGTGCGGGGTGGACGGGCAGACGTCCGGGGAGCGGGGGGAGCGGGGGACTCGGCCTTGAGTCTTCGCACCCCGGTGTGCCGGTGACAAGTGTTAGGACGCCTGCTTAACAAGAATGTAACGCCCTCCGCCCGCGGGGGGAAGAGGGACTTGCCGAGGATTCGTCAGCGGGGCAAACTAATGCCGTGACCGTCCCCACCGCCCCCGGTCCGCGGCCACACCCGACGCCGTGGCGCACCTCGACCCGGGCCCTGCGCCCGCGCGCGAAGGTGCTGCCCTCCCAGGCCCGCGCCCACAACCGCTCCGTCGTGCTGGGGCTCCTCTTCCACGAGGGGCCCGTCTCGCGCGCCGACCTCGCCCGCGCCACCGGCCTGACCCGGGTCACCGTCTCGGAGATCGTCGGCGACCTCCTCACCGACGGGCTGGTCGCCGAGCTGGGCCTGCGCCCGGAGGGGAGGGTCGGCAAGCCGGCCATGATGGTCGGGCTGCGCGCGGCCGAGCACCACGTCGTCGCCGTCGACCTGCAGCGGCTGCCCGCGGCCCGCGTCGCGGTGCTCGACCTCTCCGGCACCGTCGTCAGCGAGACCACCGCCGACGTCACCGGCCTGCGCGGGGAGGACGCGACGGCCGCCCTGGAGGACCTCTGCCGCGCCGGCATCGCCGGTGCGCCGCAACGGGTGGTGGGCGTCGGCATCGGGACCCCCGGCATCGTCGACGCCACCGGGCGCGTGGTGGAGTCCGCCCGGCTGGGCTGGCGCTCGGTGCCGCTGGCCGAGCGGCTCTCCCACGCGCTGGGGGTCGGGGTCCACGTCGCCAACGACGCCGACACCGCCGCGCTGGCCGAGTTCACCTACGGCGAGGCGTCCCCCTCGGGCTTCATGGTCGTCGCCGTCGGCCAGGGGGTGGGCGCCGGGCTCGTGCTGGACGGGCACCTGGTGCGCGGGCACCGGCTCGCGGCCGGGGAGATCGGCCACCTCACCGTCGACCCCCGCGGGGAACCCTGCGAGTGCGGGCGCCGCGGGTGCCTGGAGACCATCGTCGCCCCCGCCTACCTGGACCGGACGCTCGCCGGGCGGACCCCGGCCCGCCGGCGCAGCGCCCTGCGCGACGCCGGCCACCGGCTCGGGGCGGTGCTCGCCCCCGTCGTCGCCGCCCTGGACCTGGAGGAGGTCATCCTCACCGGGCCCGCCGAGCTGCTCGACGGCCCGCTGCTGGAGGCGGCCCGGGAGACCGTCCAGACCACCTGCCTGCCC includes:
- a CDS encoding extracellular solute-binding protein codes for the protein MNLTRRSLLASASGATLLGGLAACGGDSASGDSSAGGGGGGGGGSKDLTIWFMEDSVPQETQDRLKETFESENEGATLTIEVQQWDGIVSKLQTSLASEDESPDVVEFGNTQVALFSSVGALLDISDQEETLGGGDLIQSFIDAGSWEGKLYATPLYAGARVYYYRKDLFAAAGIAEPTSLDELVAAAKALDAANPEGNPDFSGIYMPGADPHTNEGWLFTHGGQYAEQDGDTWKGTLSSPESQAALTQVQDLMLHATKYALDSNENVQAAHQLFNDGKLGIYSALNVAAAKIDQAMWDAGKVAVMALPGLTPGSIGKTFSGGSSIGISANNHNLELSKALLKLIYADDFMTDMAKIGGWIPGRTSFTSALEGPTGSIAQEIIENSVLTPNSPQWGVLDGNNVPRDFWVRIAKGEDVKTVAADLDKTIADALNQS
- a CDS encoding ROK family transcriptional regulator; translation: MTVPTAPGPRPHPTPWRTSTRALRPRAKVLPSQARAHNRSVVLGLLFHEGPVSRADLARATGLTRVTVSEIVGDLLTDGLVAELGLRPEGRVGKPAMMVGLRAAEHHVVAVDLQRLPAARVAVLDLSGTVVSETTADVTGLRGEDATAALEDLCRAGIAGAPQRVVGVGIGTPGIVDATGRVVESARLGWRSVPLAERLSHALGVGVHVANDADTAALAEFTYGEASPSGFMVVAVGQGVGAGLVLDGHLVRGHRLAAGEIGHLTVDPRGEPCECGRRGCLETIVAPAYLDRTLAGRTPARRRSALRDAGHRLGAVLAPVVAALDLEEVILTGPAELLDGPLLEAARETVQTTCLPTEGTAPQVRMAQLGANGVLQGAAALVLSGEFGFS
- a CDS encoding carbohydrate ABC transporter permease — protein: MATTTGTTTGTTTGTTTGTSAGAGLFDTTTRSARNRHRPLWNVLALALAALWAFPIYWMINSALMPADRLRSTPPLLAPLEPTLRSFDQILHTPLFWRSLGFSLAVTLLSIAVSILAALFGAVALSRFSFIGRRGVLISVLVVQMIPAEALFISQYRMLDGWGLLNSVVGLSLLYTGLIVPFTVWMLKGFVDGVPVELEEAAMVDGCSRFTAFTRVTLPLLGPGLVATGVFGFLVAWNEFTLAFVMLSSGDRMTLPVWLRTFSSNLQETDWAGVMAGSTLVAVPVLVVFVIVQNAMTKGMVAGAVKG
- a CDS encoding carbohydrate ABC transporter permease, with product MSDQLSAGVRNAPTTARTGSPDPVRRRAGPRRRGSLAVPYLLLVLPVVLVSLALGYPMVRQFVMSFQEFGLAQQFGRPPTWIGLENYRQVLTDPYFWIVTARSIAFCLVSAGVTMVIGVAFALLLQKLSTFARIALQIALVLAWAMPPLAALTVYTWLVEPRYGLVNWVLTSLGLVGFENFSWLAGSPWTFFAIASVTVIWTSVPLVTLTTYAALTQVDEEVLEAGQLDGAGGFARLRHIVLPIIRPVILLIAMLEIIWDLKVFTQIKVLQASAGNNRSTNLLGTYVYETGIGGGNYGIASALATVMLLLVLALTWRYMRTLMKQGDI